Part of the Leptolyngbya sp. BL0902 genome, GCTGCAAATTCCCCTAGGGCCTCGAGGGTCAGGCCCGCATCAGTGGGCGGAGACTCTACAGGCCCCAGGCTCAAGTCTAGGTCTGACAGGATGAGGGACAGGCTATCTGCCGTATTCAGCCCCGGATCGACGGATGGCCGCTCCGGCGGACGAGGTGGATCCGGCGCGAGCCTTGGCCCTAGGTCGCCAAACAGGTCGTCTGCGGGAGAGACGTCTGAGGCAAAGTCAAGGGTGCCAAAATCCTCGGTATTCCCGAAGTTGCTGGCGTCGCCAAAACGGCTGCTATCACCCCAATCCGTAGATGGGATACCAAGGTCGCTGCTGACGCCGAAATCGCCAAACACATCCTCAGAGGTGGGGCCGGGGGCAGTTAGAAGGTCGGGGGAAGGGGTTGGGGCTTGGTCGGGAGGAAAAGCCGCATTGGGCTCTTCGAGGTCGAGGTCTGAGGCCAGTGTTCTAGCAAAATCGTCAAGGGCGAATTCTGGCCCCTCCGGCACCAAGGGCGGTTCTGCTAACGTTGGCTCTACTGGTTCCGAGGGCGGCAGATCCCCAAATAAATCCAGGGTTTCTGACGGAGGTTCGGAGGCATCTCCGGGAGCGTTCTCCCACCCGTCGCCGAGGCTGTTCCCTAGGCGGTTGCCCCCGGTATCGCCAAAGAGTGTCTCGGTGGTGTCGGCCAAGTCCTCCTCCTGGCGGGGAGACGCAGCAATGGCCTGATCGTGAGCGACTTGCTGCCGCCACTGCTCTACCCGGCTTGACCAATCCACCACCTCTTCCTCGGTCTCCCCTAGGGCGGGGGCCACTGGATGGGCGGTCTCCGCCTCGGCGGGGGGCGGGGGCGAGATGGTTTCCAACCGCACCAAATCTTCGGAGAGGGCGCTAACCACCTCAGCATCTAGGGCCAGATCGAAGTAATCTGCCTGGGGAGGCTCAACCTCGGCCAGCAAATCCTCGTCCTCAGGGGCCTGGATTTGTTGACTAGGGTTGAGCAAAATATCGAGGGCATCGAGCTCTGTGGAAGCCCCTGACCCATCGGGCAGCAGCTCATCTAGCGTTGTGATGGTATCGAGGTCGGGGGCGGGGCTGGGCGTTGACCCCGGCAGGGCGTTACCGCTGCCCTCCACCAGTTGGGCTAGGCCATCGTCGGGGGGGGCAACCGCGATAGCCTCAGCTTCCCCCAATGCGTCATCGTCGGGGGAAGCTTCGACCAGCCCGCCCCAGTCCTGGAGGTCAGACGGGGGCGGGGTGTCGATGAGATCGGCAAGGGTTTCGGCGGCTTCGGCGGCGGCTCTGGCCTGGGGGGGGCGCACGGCACTATCGCCAAAGAGCGTTTGGTAGAGATCGTCAATGTCCTCAGCGGCGTCTTCCAAAACGGTATCTGCCGCCGCCGATTGGGTGGGGGGCAGAGAAACCGAAGCGGTGGGATCCGGGGCCGCAACGTCGAGCTGGTCTAAAATTTGCAGGGGTTCGCGGGGTGGATCCACTTCTGGGGCTAAAACCTCAGCGGCCTCGGCCTCGTCCCCTTCTAGCCGCAACTGAGAAATTTCCTGATCGATTTGCAGCAGGGTTACTTCATCGTCATCAAAGTCGATGTCGAGATCCAGCTCCTCAAGGTCAAAGTCATCCTCATCCTCAAAACGTTCATCCGTGTCAGCGAATGCTGAGATCAATCGCTCATCCTCGGCCACGGGTAGTTCCGGTGGTAGACGGCCTGGCGCTTCTAGGTAGGCGAGGGCTTCCTGGTTCATCCGCTGGGCAACGTGGTTGACCAAGGCGCTAAACATCATTTCGCCCTGCTGGCCCAGGCTGTGCATTTTGTTGAGGCCCTGGTTGAGCGAGTCTTGGTAGCTATAGACGCTCTGTTGGAGCGCATCGAACACCGCCCGCAGGGATAGATCCAGGTTGCGAATTAGATCGTCGGTTTGGGCCTGAATTTGCTGGAGATAGGCCAGCCGCTGGGCCGGGGATAGTTCCCCTAGGCCAGCCGTAAGGGCATCGTCGGGGGCTGATGGATTCAGCAGATAGTTATTCGCCACCGAGGTTTCGAGGCGGCGCACCGCTTGCTCTACCTGCCCCGCTAGGTGGGCATCGAGGTGCCGCGTCAGTTCTCCCAGGGTGTCTTCCCACAGCCCTGGGGACAGGCGGGGGTTGCCCTGGGCGGCTTCGAGGCGCTGTTGCTGAAGCTGCTGCACCTCCCGCAGGAGGGTTTCTCGCTGCTGGCGCAGGGCCGAGACCTCATTTTGCAGGGGCGTCAAAATTTGCAGGGTTTGCCCCCGCAGATACTGCATTTCCTGAAGCAGGGCATTGAGCACCTGGCTTGCAGACTGGCTAGTCGCATCCTCGGACGGCCCCGCTGTTGGCGACAGACTCGGGATCGCCTGCGGATCCGCCTGCATCTCCGCTAGACAAGCTCGGGCCTTGGCCAAAAGCTGTCGTTGCTGCTGGGTGGCGCTCGACATCACCCAGGGAAGTTTGGGTGCTGCCTCCCCCAGGGTTGCATCAATCTCGGCGATTAAGGCTTCTAGTTGTTGCCGCTGCACAGTCACGTCCTTGTACCCTACTTCCCCAATTATTGCCAAAGTGTATGCTAGTCGGTCTGAAAAATCACCTTTCCAGCCGATACATTAAGTTCGGTGTCGGCTAATCTCCCAGGCCCATCGGAGTGTGGAATGGTATACTGAATTCCCTGGTACGGGAATAATTCGGCCATTAGGGCGATATGTTTAGCGTTGGAGTCGTCAATGGATGCTCGCTACGGCCATCGGGATTCCAAGGATGATCTCCAGTTGGTGCGTTCAGCCCTGATCTTCAAGGATTTGCCAGAAGAAGCCGTGGCCCAAGCTGTCAGCCATGTGGTTTCCCGCCGCCATCCGGCCAATCAGGTAATTTTGCTGGAAAATGACTGGGGCAGCTCCGTCTATTTTATCCTGGACGGCTGGGTAAAAATCCGCACCTACAACCTGGACGGCAAAGAGGTAACGCTGAATATCTTGGGCCGGGGTGAGCTTTTTGGCGAGATGGCCCCCCTCGAAGAAGTGCCCCGCTCCACCGATGTGATTACCCTGGTGCCCACGGTCATCGGCAGTATGCCCGCCAGCGACTTCGTTCATCTGCTCAACACCCAGCCCCTAGCCGGGATTCACCTCGCCCAACTGATGGCCCGACGGCTGCGGCAGGTCAATCGGCGGCTGCGGCTGCGAGAGTCGGACAGTACCTCACGGGTGGCCGATATTCTGCTGTTTTTGGCCGATGGCCAGGGCAAAAGCGGCAGCAGCGGCATCGAAATTCCCAACCTGCCCCACCGCGAACTCAGCAGCCTGAGCGGCCTTGCCCGCGAGACAGTCACCCGTGTGCTGAGTAAGCTAGAAAAAAAAGGGCTCATTGTTCGGGATAGAGACCTCGTGGTCATTCCAGATATCAACGCCCTAGAAAAACTGCTCGTCTAGGTATCCATGAGTTCTTCTGTGCCCGATTCCGCTGGCTCTAGCCGCCCATCGTCCGCGTCATCCCCTGGCCCATCCCCAGAGACCGAGGCCAATTTCGACGACCTCGATACCTATTTGGACTACCGCTCCGCCGCCAGCAACACCGGATCCTGGCGTCCGCCCATCGCCGACCATCGCCGCAAGGCTGGCCCCCTGGTGATGGTGGAAACCGCCTTTTTGGCCAGCACCGCCGCCCTGATCTGGCTGGTAAACACCTACTTTCCCCCCGGCCCCATCCTGCGGATTTTGTTCCCGTTGCCGATGGCCCTGGTCTACCTACGCTGGGGGCCAAGGGCGGCCTGGATGTCGGCCCTAGTCTCAGGTCTATTGCTGTCGGTGCTGATGGGGCCACCGCGTAGCCTGCTGTTTTTGATTCCCTACGCCCTCATGGGAGTACAACTGGGCTTTACCTGGGTGCGCGGGGCCAACTGGTACATCTCCGTTGCCGCCGGATCCCTCATTGGCAGTCTGGGCTTTTTCTTTCGCCTGTGGCTGATGTCGGTGCTGATTGGCGAAGACCTCTGGATTTACCTCACCACCCAAGTCACCCAAATGCTGAACTGGGGGCTAGAGAAGCTGGTGAATTTTGGCATCCTAGACATCGGCGTGTTAGGACAGGCCAACGTAGAAGCCATCCAAATTCTCGCCCTGGTGATGGTGCTGCTGAGCAATGTGGTCTATCTGTTCACCGTCCACCTCGCCGCTTGGCTGCTGTTAGAACGGCTGGGGGCCAAAATTCCCGAACCACCCGTCTGGGTCCAAGATCTCCTTACGGATTAAGCTACACCAACACAGTAAGCAACATCAATGATTACCGTTTACAGCGATCCCCAGCGGGCCACCCCTTGGCTGCATCGGGTGCGGGGGCAACGTCCGGCCCTGGCCCTGGTGCTAGGCTTCACCGAAACGGGGCTGATTCCCGGCATTTCCGCCGCTGGGGCTACCCCCGCAGATCGCCGCACCACCGCCCTCGCCGATGCCGAATGGATGGTAAACGGCCCCCAACCGCACCCCACCTTTCCCCTGCCGCCCCTCCAAGCCGGAGCCTCTCCCGCCCTAATTTCGCGGGCGGTGATGGCCGGACAGGATATTCCCCTAACGGTGTT contains:
- a CDS encoding Crp/Fnr family transcriptional regulator, with the protein product MDARYGHRDSKDDLQLVRSALIFKDLPEEAVAQAVSHVVSRRHPANQVILLENDWGSSVYFILDGWVKIRTYNLDGKEVTLNILGRGELFGEMAPLEEVPRSTDVITLVPTVIGSMPASDFVHLLNTQPLAGIHLAQLMARRLRQVNRRLRLRESDSTSRVADILLFLADGQGKSGSSGIEIPNLPHRELSSLSGLARETVTRVLSKLEKKGLIVRDRDLVVIPDINALEKLLV
- a CDS encoding DUF2232 domain-containing protein, producing MSSSVPDSAGSSRPSSASSPGPSPETEANFDDLDTYLDYRSAASNTGSWRPPIADHRRKAGPLVMVETAFLASTAALIWLVNTYFPPGPILRILFPLPMALVYLRWGPRAAWMSALVSGLLLSVLMGPPRSLLFLIPYALMGVQLGFTWVRGANWYISVAAGSLIGSLGFFFRLWLMSVLIGEDLWIYLTTQVTQMLNWGLEKLVNFGILDIGVLGQANVEAIQILALVMVLLSNVVYLFTVHLAAWLLLERLGAKIPEPPVWVQDLLTD